A region from the Benincasa hispida cultivar B227 chromosome 8, ASM972705v1, whole genome shotgun sequence genome encodes:
- the LOC120083167 gene encoding LOW QUALITY PROTEIN: putative pentatricopeptide repeat-containing protein At1g16830 (The sequence of the model RefSeq protein was modified relative to this genomic sequence to represent the inferred CDS: deleted 2 bases in 2 codons; substituted 1 base at 1 genomic stop codon) — translation MIWRHGCNIFQIAPRQILRTFAHQSHRKWSAPFLNLTKNLHNRLDEDIEQKFSENRQVILTNDRVLTTLLNCSSDLVALSFFMWCAKQPNFFHNTAAFDYMVGVVSRLMKRYETVNGIIGGLESVGNVTKAQTFLLLLRIYWRGGMYNLVFEAFDHMDHCGYTPNTFAHNVIIDMLFKVGRADVALKVFKETLMPNFLTFNIVLCNLSKIKDLIGIRDVFRCMWRMGYCPNPGTFEVVLNGLCKLGRLAEAHQVLGVMITFGLSMSVNIWTIMIDGLCRLHRTDASFLVKKMERSGCSPNIVTHTTLIKGYIYAKRVSDAFDVLSIIESEGPSPDQILYNVLIDSLAKNERFNDALSIFLNMDKRNILPDCYTFSSLLNTICLSKRFFLLPKLVDEFFVEVDLVACNSLLSYLGKAGFPLLALEVYDEMVDKGLTPDKYSVLGVLIGLCESRRIGEAVRLYNDILLNYTGVDAHIHTVTIDGLIKAGKYHSAIRVFRTNLLEENSLDVVSYSVAICGLLMVGRDTEACNMYNYMKEVGINPNRHICNIMLSSFCKEKNFESMKQMLQEMIDLGIEMSRNNFFRLYNAICRSSNDPHLVICLLIEMKVLGLLPGKXACKTLVDNSPKAVNITEKHYKLLNGCLEYCLFCDTSSSEEYTDVAASVG, via the exons ATGATATGGAGACATGGCTGTAATATCTTCCAAATAGCACCTCGTCAAATCCTCCGAACATTTGCCCATCAGTCACATCGTAAATGGTCAGCCCCATTTTTGAATTTGACCAAAAACCTCCACAACCGACTAGACGAAGACATTGAACAGAAATTTTCTGAGAACAGGCAAGTGATTCTCACTAATGATCGCGTGCTCACCACTCTGTTGAACTGTTCTTCTGATTTAGTGGCTTTGAGCTTTTTCATGTGGTGTGCTAAACAGCCCAATTTCTTCCATAACACTGCTGCGTTTGATTATATGGTGGGTGTGGTTTCCCGTCTCATGAAACGATATGAAACTGTGAATGGGATTATTGGGGGATTGGAGAGTGTTGGTAATGTAACTAAGGCACAAACGTTTCTGCTTCTTTTGAGGATTTATTGGCGTGGAGGAATGTacaatttggtttttgaagcatTTGACCATATGGATCACTGTGGATATACACCAAACACA TTTGCACATAATGTGATTATAGATATGTTGTTCAAGGTCGGACGTGCTGATGTTGCTTTGAAGGTCTTTAAAGAGACCCTTATGCCAAATTTTTTGACATTCAACATTGTATTGTGTAATTTATCCAAAATAAAGGATTTAATAGGTATTAGAGATGTTTTTAGATGTATGTGGAGAATGGGGTATTGTCCTAATCCTGGGACATTTGAAGTGGTTTTGAATGGTTTATGCAAATTAGGTAGGCTGGCAGAAGCACATCAAGTATTGGGTGTAATGATAACTTTTGGACTATCCATGTCTGTAAACATTTGGACTATAATGATTGATGGATTATGTCGATTGCACAGAACTGATGCTTCTTTTTTAGTGAAAAAGATGGAAAGATCTGGCTGTTCTCCAAACATTGTGACACATACTACCTTGATTAAGGGATATATATATGCAAAACGGGTTAGCGATGCATTTGATGTTTTAAGTATTATTGAATCAGAAGGGCCTTCCCCCGACCAGATTCTTTATAATGTATTGATTGATAGTCTTGCTAAGAATGAGAGGTTCAATGATGCT CTCAGTATTTTTCTTAATATGGATAAACGAAATATACTTCCTGACTGTTATACCTTCAGTTCATTGCTGAATACCATATGTTTATCCAAAAGGTTTTTCCTTCTACCCAAGTTAGTAGATGAATTTTTTGTAGAAGTTGATTTGGTGGCATGTAACTCTCTGCTTAGCTATCTCGGTAAGGCCGGATTTCCTTTGCTTGCCTTGGAAGTATATGATGAGATGGTGGATAAAGGTTTAACGCCAGATAAGTATAGTGTTCTTGGAGTACTAATTGGTCTTTGTGAATCAAGAAGAATTGGTGAAGCAGTTCGTCTGTACAATGACATTCTCTTGAACTATACAGGAGTTGATGCTCATATCCACACTGTAACTATAGATGGACTTATAAAAGCTGGTAAATATCATTCAGCCATTAGAGTATTCAGAACAAATTTATTGGAGGAAAATTCTTTAGATGTTGTATCATATTCTGTTGCCATTTGTGGGCTTCTTATGGTTGGTAGAGATACAGAGGCTTGTAACATGTATAACTACATGAAGGAGGTTGGTATAAATCCAAATAGGCATATTTGCAACATAATGCTCTCCAgtttttgtaaagaaaaaaattttgaatCCATGAAACAGATGCTACAAGAGATGATTGATCTGGGAATAGAAATGAGCAGGAATAATTTCTTTAGGTTATATAATGCCATTTGTAGATCATCAAACGACCCTCATCTGGTCATCTGTTTATTAATTGAGATGAAAGTTTTGGGTTTATTACCTGGGAAATGAGCTTGTAAGACATTGGTTGATAATTCCCCCAAAGCTGTGAATATTACTGAAAAACATTATAAATTATTGAATGGCTGTCTAGAATATTGTCTATTTTGCGATACATCTAGCTCCGAAGAATATACTGATGTGGCTGCTTCTGTGGGCTGA